The Aeromonas jandaei genomic interval CCTGCGACCAGATATAGCGGCCGAGCCAGGCGAAGATCTCCGGCAGGCGGCCTGCGGCGATCACTTCACTCATGCTGCCGAGCTCTTTCTCCAGCGCAAAGCGCAGCTGCGCGGCATACATGGCGCCCAGCGTGTAGCTCGGGAAGTAGCCGAAGGAGCCGTCAGTCCAGTGGATATCCTGCATGCAACCATTGCGGTAGTTGCCCCTGGTGGAGAGTCCCAGCCACTGCTGCATCTTCGCATCCCACAGTTCGGGGATATCTGCTACTTCGATCCGCCCTTCTATCAGGTCGCGCTCCAGTTCGTAGCGCAGGATGACGTGGGCAGGATAGGTCACCTCATCCGCATCGACCCGGATAAAACCGGGCTCGACCCGGCTGTAGAGTCTGGCGAGATTGGTCGGACTCAGCGCCGGCTGATCGCCGAAATGGGCGCGAATATGGGGCGCCAGCAACGAGAGGAAGGCGGGATCGTGGCCGAGCTGCATCTCGCAAAACAGGCTCTGGCTCTCATGAATCGCCATGGAGCGCGCCTCGGCAACCGGCTGCCCCGACAGCTGGCGTGGCAAGCCCTGCTCGTAACGGGCGTGGCCGGTTTCATGGACTATGCCCATCAGGCTGGAGATAAACTCCTGCTCGTTGTATCTGGTGGTGATGCGCACATCGGTCGGTACACCGCCGCAGAAGGGGTGACTGCTTACATCAAGCCGGCCATGGGCAAAGTCAAAGCCGAGCAGCCCCATTACCTCCTGACCGAGCGCCTGCTGGGCGGCGATGGGGAAGGGGCCTTGCGGCAGCAGTACGGGCTCTTCCTTCTGCCGCTCGCTGACCTGCTGGATAAGGGGCGGCAGCCAGCTGGCGAGATCGCCGAAGATCTGATCGAGCCGTGCGCTGGTCATGCCCGGCTCATAGAGTGCCAGCATGGCGTCGTAGGGGCGCACGCCGAGCTTGTCTGCCCGCAAACGTGCCACCTCTCGGGAGAGCTTCACCACCTCTTCGAGATTGGGGGCAAAACCGGCCCAGTCGTTGTTTTTGCGCTGGCTGCGCCAGGCGTGCTCGCACTTGCTGCCGGCGAGCGACAGCGCCTCGACCAGTTCGCCGGGCAGCAGGCTGGCATCCTGCCACTGGCGCTTGATTTCGCGCAGGTTGGCGCGCTGCACCTCGTCCAGCTGCTCGCTCTCTGCCTTGGCAATCCAGTCGCCCAGTTCGGGGGCGGTGCGCTTGTGGTGGATGATGAGGCCGAGCTCGGCCAACGCTTCGGCACGCGCCTCATTGCCCCCTTCCGGCATCATGGCAGCACGATCCCAGCCACAGATGGCGGAGAGGTGGTTGAGGCGGTGCAGCTGTTGCTGGTGCTGTTCAAGTTTCTGGTATGACATGGTGTTGTCCTTGTGATCGTCCCTGACGGGCGCCCGGGATCAGCCGAGGCGCTTCTGGTGGCGTTCGCGGTTTTCCGCTTTCTTGCGCTCGCTCTTGCGCAGCAGCACATAGAGGGCGCCGCTGCCGCCGTGGCGGCGCTCGGCGCTGTGGATGGCCATCACCGCCGGCAACTGCGGCAGCCAGGCGCTGACATAGCTTTTCAGCAGGGCGCGCGGCGTGCTGCGCTCCCCCTTGCCGTGCAGGATCAGCAGGCAGCGGATATCGCGCTGCTCGCAATCGGTGATGAACTGGACCAGCGTCTGACGCGCTTCATTGAGCGTCTTCTGGTGCAAGTCCAGGCTTGCCTGCAGCTCGTACTTGCCGAGCCGCAGCTTCTTGTAGACCCCTTCTTGTACGCCATCGCGCTTGAAGCCGGTGATCTCGTGCGGGTCGAGCATCTCGATCGCCTCCATGGTGAGGTGATCGAGCGCCAGCTGCTCGGCTGTGGCGGCCTGACGGCGGGCCAGCTGGGCTTCTGTCGGGGCGGATTTCACCCCCTGGGGATGGATATTGTCGCTGCGAATGGGCCTGACATCGGCCACTTCATTCAGAAAAAGCGAGAGGTCGTCGCTATGTGGCACGGCAGGCTCCCCATATGAAACAAAGTGGGGGCCATTATAGCGGTGCCAGCCGATCCGCAAAACGATCGTCCGGTTCAATAGCGCAGGGAGGGATAAACCGGGGGGCCGGAGACGAAACAGGCGGCCAGTTGCTGCCGCCTGTGGGGGTTACTTCTCTGCTTTGGGTGGTTGCGAGTGCATCACCTTGTAGATGAAGTAGGCAGCGTAAGAGCTGATCAGGATGAAGGTGCCGATAATCACCATCATCGACATCAAGCCCACGCTGTTGCCAAACATCAGATCCAGCCAAAAGTCCATTTCATTGCTCCTGTCACCCGGTGGATGACAGGCATCATAAATACCCCTTTATCTGCAGGGAGATGATCCCGATCAACTCCCCACAAGATTGTTTTATGACCAGTTACAAATTGTGATGAATCTCACTCGAATCCTTATTTGGTGCTTTGCAGCACGGTGGGCGTGGTCAGCAGAGTGACGCGCCACCCCTGCTGCTCCAGCAGCGCCAGCAGTCCCTGCTCGCCATAAAGATGCAGCGCGCCGACCACAATAAAGCTCTCGTTGGGCAGGGTCTGCCACTTGGCCAGCCAGTTGTGGTTGCGCTCGGCCAGCAGGGTTTGCTCCATCCAGCTCTGCAGGGCGGGCGGTGCCATCTCTTCCTTGAGCAGATTGATAAGTGTTGCCTCGTCCCCTTGCTGCCACGCCTTCATCACGGCGGCGAAGCCGGTGTCGAGCATCGGCAGCTCGTCGAGGGTGCTGGAGAGCATCAGGGTCTGGTTGTCACCCACGCTGGCAAGATAGCCGAGCTGCTCCAGCAGGGTCTCGAAGCCCACCACGGGCTTGCCCTCTTTGGCGGCCAGTGCGGCAAAGTGTTGATCGATCCCGAGCTCGCTCTTGAAGTCGGAGCGGGCCATGGCGGCCTGAGTCAGGGTGATGGCAACAAACCAAGGGCGCAGCGGGGCGAGCGCAGCTTCATTGAGGCCAAGACGCGCGCCAGCCATCAGGGTGCGCTGGTAGAGCTCGGCAGGTAGATGCTCCTTGAGCGCCTTGCCATCTACCAGGCGGGTGAGAGAGCCCATCTCTTGCCACTGCGCCTGCGTGATGCTGTTCATGTCGACCTCCATCACCAGTGCGCGACTCTGCAGCCAGGCCCGTTCGACCGGCGCCGGTAGCGGATAGAGGGAGGGCTTGCCCGCATGAATGGAGCCCAGCAGCCAGTGTTGCTGGTTGCCCTTGCTGATCTTGTAGAAGGCGGGATCGGCAAAGGCGCTGAGCGGCAGCAGCAGGCAGAGCAGAAAGGCAAACAGGGAGCGCTGGAATTTCATGGTGATCCTTATCCGGGCTGGTGACTTCTTTTCATCGCAAGAGACTCTATGATAAGTGCTCATTTCTGATAGCCAAGAGGTTTGCCATGCCCCATCTTCGTTTTCGCGCCGTTTCACTCGATACCCTCAAGGAGATCGGCGCGCCGCTGCTTGCGGATCTCTGTGCCCTGACCGGTGGCAAGCCGGAGTTTGTCACCATGGAGCGGGTCGAGAGCCACTGGGTTCGTGACGGTGAGCTGGAGTCCGGTTTTCCGTTTGTCGAGCTGCACTGGTTTGCCAGGCCGCAGGAGATTCAGGATGAGGCGGCAGGCCTTATCACCCGCCATCTGAAGGCGGCGCTGGGGGAACAGACCTATGTGGTGGTGCAGGTTTTCCCCATCGATAAAAGCGCCTACTACAGCAATGGCGAGCACTATTGAGCGGGGCGACTCAGGTCGTCGCCAGCGCAAGGGCTCAGGCTGACTTTGCCAATAACTGGTCGAGCCAGCGAGTGGGCAGGATCCGTCTTAGCAGGGCAAAAATTTTGGTCGGGGTGGTGACCGGATAGCGCGCCTTGGGGCGAGCGCTGGTCAGTGCATGGATTAGCGGTGGCAGGCAGGCTTCGCTCGGCAGGGTAAAGCCACGAGCGCCACCCTCTCGCTCCAGCCGGTTGAGGGTCTGCTGGTAGGCCGCCTGATGGCGGCTCCTGGTCGGGTCGATATGGCGCAGAAAGGCGGCGCGGGCGTTGGCACGAAAGCGGGTATCGATGGGGCCGGGTTCAATCAGGCTGATATGGACGCCGCTGCCGGCCAGCTCGAGACGCAGGGTATCCGAGTAACCCTCCAGCGCAAACTTGCTGGCGTTGTAGGCGCCGCGATACTTCATGGCGACCAGTCCCAGCACCGAACTGTTTTGCACGATCCGTCCCTCTCTGGCCTCCAGCATGGCGGGCAGCACCTGACGAATGAGGTGATGCCAGCCAAACAGGTTGGTGTTGAACTGCTCGCGCAGCGCCTCTGTAGGAAGATCTTCCAGCGCCCCCGGCTGGCCATAAGCGCCGTTGTTGAACAGGCCATAGAGGCGACCACCAGCAAGATGGAGCGCCGCACTGGCACCCAGTTCGATGGAGGCGGGATCCGCCAGATCCAGCTGTACTGCCAGCAACCCCTGCTGCTGCAAGCGCTCCACATCCTCCGCCTTGCGCGCCGAGGCGATCACGGTAAAGCCGTGCTGACCCAGCGCCTGGGCGGCAGCCAGACCAATCCCGCTGGAGCATCCGGTGACAAGAACAAATCGGGGCATAGGGAGATCCTTGTGAGAGGAGAGACGGATGGAAAGTGGGAGTCTGTCAGCATGTTAACCTGCTGATCGGGTAAAAGAAAACCGGGCCAAGTGGCCCGGTTTGCTGACATCGTGTTGCCTGATTACATGATGGTAAACGGCATGATGATGTGGAACTTGACGTCGTGTTCGGATTGGAACATGTTCGGATAGTACCAGTTACCTTTCTCATCCTGCATGTTGTTGTAATCGGTATAGTGCAGTTTGAACAGAGTGCCTTTCAGCTTGCCATCCTGCACGGTATACATGACGTCAAAGTTGGCGGCCCACTCTTTGCCATCCACACGGGTGCTATTGCCATTTTCGGCATCCCAGCCATAGGCACCGGATACGCCAACAGACCAGCCAGGGGCACCAACCAGATCGTCCAGAGAGCGAGTTACACCGGCAAACAGTGCTTTCTCGTTGTTTTCGTTCCAGTCAGAGCGGGAATCCCACCAAATTTCGTTGGCACCCTGGGAGTTGCCGTAGCCTTTGGTCAGACGGGGCAGGTAGTTCCCCATGTCACCTTCAGCTTTAGTCCACAAGCCTTCCAGGCGGAAACCATAAGGACCCATAGCCCAAGCGGCAGTAAGAGCTTGTTGCCATGCAAGACCGTCATAGTCATTGTTGTCAGTTTCGGAACCGTAGAACTGATAACTGGTGGTGAGGCCACCCAGTACGTCAAACTTGTGAGCCAGTTTGAAGTGGTAGCTGTCCATATAGCCTTCGGACTGACCGAAAGAGCCGGTAATGGCAGTGCCATTCTCAAAGGTATAGCGAGCTGCCAAGGCGTGGATGTAGTCGATCTTGTTTTCATCAGAGTACTGGGTAGCGGCACCATCGTAGTTGCCAGCTTTGGAGAAGCCGTTGGTATCTTTGAACCAAGGGGCCTTGTATTCGTCAGCGATGGCATAGGTCAGGTAGAGACCGCCGAAGTTGCCTTCAACCTGGCCACCACGATAGGTACCTGGCTGATATGACCAGTTAACACCCATTACGCCCGGAACATAGAGCTGGGTCAAACCACCCTTGGCAGTCAGAGCGCCATCCAGGAATTTCAGTTTCAGAGCAGCGTTGGAGAGGCTGGCTCCATTTTCGGACAGACCATCCCCTTGTGACCAGCTGTTGCCCCAGAAGGAGAACTCGTTCTCTTCGTTTACACCATTGCTTTCGTCAACAGCAAGGTTGGCAGCAGCGAAGCCACCCACATCGACACCGATCATGTCCCATGCATAGCCGGAGTTAAAGTTCAGTGCTACCTGTGCAGTAGAGTGGCTGAGGTTGGTGTGATACTTGCCATCTTGGGCGGGTACATATTTACCCTTGTCGTCATAGTGGGCTTCTTGGCCCTGTTTGCGGTCACGCTCACGCTGGAAGTAGAAAACCCCCCCAGTCAGCTTGGAATCATTGACGAAGGCTTCGTAGGATTTGCCGTAGGTTGGGCTCATCATGTCCTGAGCTGCCAATGCCATACCGGGTGCTACCAGAGCGGCTACCACAGCGGCACTCAACGCGGCGCGCTTGAAGATCACTTTTTCCATTTTGTATTGCTCCTGATTTTATGGACTTAGCTTTTTTTGTTCCGGCAGTCGGCATCTGGCCCACCGCTCGGTATTGGCATTGCAATCAAAACCCCGCAGGGCAAAAAATCGTTCAGTTTGATCTCTGCAACCCCGATGTCTTGGCACATCTGTGGCAGTGCAGTTCTGTTCATCACTCTTTGTTTTTTATGTTCCGATTCTTGGCTATCGGACAATCACAAGAGTACGTTCGCGGTGCGAAATATCAATGAAAAGTTCCCGCCAAGTTTCAAAAGTATGACAGAGTGCAAATATTCATTGGGTAGAGGCGAAGGGCTCTCATTCCACGTCATGCGGCCATGAGAGCGTTTTCAATGGGTTGCAGAAGGAGGTGGGGGGCGAGCAGGGCGATGGCCTGTCTGTAGTCAATATTAACCTGCAGGTAACAGATAATTTTGCGCAACAAAAAAACTCTCCCGCTGACAGGCGAGAGAGGGGGCGGGGCTGTTAGCGCGCAATATTCAATTTGGCTGGCCCAGGATCAGCGGGATTTGGCGGGCCTGATGGTGAATGTGGGAGGAGACCTGCACCGAGAGCTGGTTGACCTGACTGGCATGCTGATGAATGCGGGCGATCAGGTCGGCAAAGCTGGCCAGTTTGTGCTCCTGACTTTTGGCATTGTCGGCGCCCTGCAGGGCGATCACCGCGGTATTGCGGGCGATCTCCCGCACCGCCTGGGTCGTTTCCCGCAATCGCTCGGCCTGCTCGCGCTGGCTGTTTGCCTCGCTGGTGATGCGGTCGAGCACGGTTCCAAGCTGGTCGCCTGATTGGGTCAGTCGCCCGAGGATCTCGGTGATCTGGTTGAGCGAGCGCTGGGTGTTGGCAGAGAGATGGCGCACCTCGTCTGCAACCACGGCAAAACCGCGCCCCTGCTCGCCGGCACGGGCGGCTTCGATGGCGGCATTGAGGGCCAGCAGGTTGGTCTGCTGGGCAATGTGGCCAATCACGTCGACGATGGCGGTCACGTCGCTGACCGAGCGTTTGAGTGCCTGCAGCGCTTCGCCGCTCTCGTCGATGGCAAGCCCGGTCTGGGTGGTCGCATGCAGCATGCTGCCAACCAGCCCTTCACTCTGGCTCATGGCCTGTTCGTTGTGGCTGGCATGGCGGGCTATCTCGGCAGCGACCTGATGCACCTCGCCAGCCAGCTGATTGAGTTCTCCCATCATCTGGCCGCTTTCATCGACGACCTGCTCGGTGGTGCGGGTGCTCTGGTGGATCTCCTCCACCTGGCTCACCATCCCCTGCAGGCTGGTGGAGACCGCCGAGAGTTGCCCCGCTTTCTGCTGCTGATCCTGTTGCAGGCGGCCAATCAGACGGTTGTAGCTGGTGACTATGTCCCCCAGCTCGTTGCGCTCGCGAGCAGCAGGCAAGGGCTCCGCCTGTCCGGTGTTATCCAGTTGCAAAAAGGCGTGACGCAAGCGCAACAAGGGGGCAAGCAGCCAGCGGCGCTGCACCAGCGCGAAAAGGAGGGCCACCGCCACCAGGAGCAGCGCCAGCGTGCCGAGTATGGTGGCCAGTCTCTGGTTCACGGCTTGCCGTTCGCTGGCAATCGTGTCGCCCATCTCGCGGGTGAGCTGCACCATCCGGGTAATATCCTGCTGCACGGCATGGCGGGCAGCCTGCTGTTGCTGCAGCGCCATGCGGCTGTTGGCGAGCTCCTGTGGATAGCGCTTGATGAGTGATTGCACCTCGCTGCGCGGCTGATCACCTATCTCCTTGCGCTCAGGCTCTCCCAGAGTGAATTCGTCCGCCGCTGGCTGTTCATAGATGCCGAGCAGTGGCAGCGCTTGCAGCTGGTTCGCCAGCTTCGCCATCCTTTCCAGCTCGAGAGTGAGCCCTTCCAGCAGTTTGCTGCTTCCCTGCTCCATGTAGCTTTGACGCTGGTGGCCGAGCTGCGACAGGCTGGCGAGAATCTCCGAGGCTGCCAAGCGGTATTGCCGGGCAGCATTGGCCTGTTCACCACTTTCACCCTGTTCTCCGTAGTGCAGCAGAGCCAGCGCCTGACTGGCGATCTCGTTCTCGGCATTTTGCAACAGCAACTGGCTGTTGCCGGAGAGCTTGCCCGCCGCCTGATAGTCGTGTTCGATGCGCTTGCCCATCTCCTCCAGCTGATGCTGCAGAGGGGCGGCTATCTCTTGTGGCTGATTTTCCAGCGCAACCAGAACCCGTGTGCGGATCTTCTCTGCGGCGGCCAGTTGTTGGGGATCACCTGCGGCGAGGTAGTCACGCAAGCTGTTTTGCAACGCGACCGTGACCTGTTGCTGCAACGCCTCATGTTGTCGCTGAGTCTGCTCGGTCTGCGCCAGCTGTTGCCACCCCCGGTAGAGCGCCAGCGCCTCGCCTCCCGCGACCAGCAGTAGAACGAGGGAGGAGAGAGTGACGTAGTGGGCAATTTTCACGATGTGGTTCCTGTCAGCTGTAGGCCATCCATGGGGCATGGCCTGAGCCTAACGGGGAGTGATGGCGTTT includes:
- a CDS encoding carboxypeptidase M32, whose translation is MSYQKLEQHQQQLHRLNHLSAICGWDRAAMMPEGGNEARAEALAELGLIIHHKRTAPELGDWIAKAESEQLDEVQRANLREIKRQWQDASLLPGELVEALSLAGSKCEHAWRSQRKNNDWAGFAPNLEEVVKLSREVARLRADKLGVRPYDAMLALYEPGMTSARLDQIFGDLASWLPPLIQQVSERQKEEPVLLPQGPFPIAAQQALGQEVMGLLGFDFAHGRLDVSSHPFCGGVPTDVRITTRYNEQEFISSLMGIVHETGHARYEQGLPRQLSGQPVAEARSMAIHESQSLFCEMQLGHDPAFLSLLAPHIRAHFGDQPALSPTNLARLYSRVEPGFIRVDADEVTYPAHVILRYELERDLIEGRIEVADIPELWDAKMQQWLGLSTRGNYRNGCMQDIHWTDGSFGYFPSYTLGAMYAAQLRFALEKELGSMSEVIAAGRLPEIFAWLGRYIWSQGSRYSTDELISRATGEALNPHWLRQHLEQRYLK
- the smrA gene encoding DNA endonuclease SmrA: MPHSDDLSLFLNEVADVRPIRSDNIHPQGVKSAPTEAQLARRQAATAEQLALDHLTMEAIEMLDPHEITGFKRDGVQEGVYKKLRLGKYELQASLDLHQKTLNEARQTLVQFITDCEQRDIRCLLILHGKGERSTPRALLKSYVSAWLPQLPAVMAIHSAERRHGGSGALYVLLRKSERKKAENRERHQKRLG
- a CDS encoding DUF3149 domain-containing protein, which codes for MDFWLDLMFGNSVGLMSMMVIIGTFILISSYAAYFIYKVMHSQPPKAEK
- a CDS encoding TraB/GumN family protein, yielding MKFQRSLFAFLLCLLLPLSAFADPAFYKISKGNQQHWLLGSIHAGKPSLYPLPAPVERAWLQSRALVMEVDMNSITQAQWQEMGSLTRLVDGKALKEHLPAELYQRTLMAGARLGLNEAALAPLRPWFVAITLTQAAMARSDFKSELGIDQHFAALAAKEGKPVVGFETLLEQLGYLASVGDNQTLMLSSTLDELPMLDTGFAAVMKAWQQGDEATLINLLKEEMAPPALQSWMEQTLLAERNHNWLAKWQTLPNESFIVVGALHLYGEQGLLALLEQQGWRVTLLTTPTVLQSTK
- a CDS encoding DUF1904 family protein encodes the protein MPHLRFRAVSLDTLKEIGAPLLADLCALTGGKPEFVTMERVESHWVRDGELESGFPFVELHWFARPQEIQDEAAGLITRHLKAALGEQTYVVVQVFPIDKSAYYSNGEHY
- a CDS encoding SDR family oxidoreductase, which gives rise to MPRFVLVTGCSSGIGLAAAQALGQHGFTVIASARKAEDVERLQQQGLLAVQLDLADPASIELGASAALHLAGGRLYGLFNNGAYGQPGALEDLPTEALREQFNTNLFGWHHLIRQVLPAMLEAREGRIVQNSSVLGLVAMKYRGAYNASKFALEGYSDTLRLELAGSGVHISLIEPGPIDTRFRANARAAFLRHIDPTRSRHQAAYQQTLNRLEREGGARGFTLPSEACLPPLIHALTSARPKARYPVTTPTKIFALLRRILPTRWLDQLLAKSA
- a CDS encoding OprD family outer membrane porin, with amino-acid sequence MEKVIFKRAALSAAVVAALVAPGMALAAQDMMSPTYGKSYEAFVNDSKLTGGVFYFQRERDRKQGQEAHYDDKGKYVPAQDGKYHTNLSHSTAQVALNFNSGYAWDMIGVDVGGFAAANLAVDESNGVNEENEFSFWGNSWSQGDGLSENGASLSNAALKLKFLDGALTAKGGLTQLYVPGVMGVNWSYQPGTYRGGQVEGNFGGLYLTYAIADEYKAPWFKDTNGFSKAGNYDGAATQYSDENKIDYIHALAARYTFENGTAITGSFGQSEGYMDSYHFKLAHKFDVLGGLTTSYQFYGSETDNNDYDGLAWQQALTAAWAMGPYGFRLEGLWTKAEGDMGNYLPRLTKGYGNSQGANEIWWDSRSDWNENNEKALFAGVTRSLDDLVGAPGWSVGVSGAYGWDAENGNSTRVDGKEWAANFDVMYTVQDGKLKGTLFKLHYTDYNNMQDEKGNWYYPNMFQSEHDVKFHIIMPFTIM
- a CDS encoding methyl-accepting chemotaxis protein: MKIAHYVTLSSLVLLLVAGGEALALYRGWQQLAQTEQTQRQHEALQQQVTVALQNSLRDYLAAGDPQQLAAAEKIRTRVLVALENQPQEIAAPLQHQLEEMGKRIEHDYQAAGKLSGNSQLLLQNAENEIASQALALLHYGEQGESGEQANAARQYRLAASEILASLSQLGHQRQSYMEQGSSKLLEGLTLELERMAKLANQLQALPLLGIYEQPAADEFTLGEPERKEIGDQPRSEVQSLIKRYPQELANSRMALQQQQAARHAVQQDITRMVQLTREMGDTIASERQAVNQRLATILGTLALLLVAVALLFALVQRRWLLAPLLRLRHAFLQLDNTGQAEPLPAARERNELGDIVTSYNRLIGRLQQDQQQKAGQLSAVSTSLQGMVSQVEEIHQSTRTTEQVVDESGQMMGELNQLAGEVHQVAAEIARHASHNEQAMSQSEGLVGSMLHATTQTGLAIDESGEALQALKRSVSDVTAIVDVIGHIAQQTNLLALNAAIEAARAGEQGRGFAVVADEVRHLSANTQRSLNQITEILGRLTQSGDQLGTVLDRITSEANSQREQAERLRETTQAVREIARNTAVIALQGADNAKSQEHKLASFADLIARIHQHASQVNQLSVQVSSHIHHQARQIPLILGQPN